One genomic region from Leifsonia sp. Root1293 encodes:
- a CDS encoding alpha/beta fold hydrolase, translating into MSQYTAPNLRIDGPNGSTYAYRRFGRTGTTPVIFLQHFRGNLDGWDPDLVDPISAEREVVLYDPSGIGLSTGAIPDTFRDFARDALTFIDTLGFTQVDIFGFSIGGMIAQEVALQRPALIRRLILAGTGPEGGRNMHGWTDIPRAHAMKDEQGAEDILYLFFAPTPDSQAKGGEFVGRIFTRTDDRDALPSLAVRDAQAAAAIEWGIKDYSRLARLENILQPTLVANGDNDIMVPTENSYLLAGHLPNARLSIYPNANHGFLFQYPTEFAAEVNAFLSE; encoded by the coding sequence GTGTCCCAGTACACAGCGCCCAATCTCCGCATCGACGGGCCGAACGGCAGCACCTACGCCTACCGAAGGTTCGGCCGAACCGGCACCACCCCCGTCATCTTCCTGCAACACTTCCGCGGCAACCTCGACGGCTGGGACCCCGACCTCGTCGACCCAATCTCCGCCGAGCGGGAAGTCGTTCTCTACGACCCGAGCGGTATCGGGCTTTCCACCGGTGCGATCCCCGATACCTTCCGCGACTTCGCCCGCGACGCACTCACGTTCATCGATACCCTCGGCTTCACCCAGGTGGACATCTTCGGCTTCTCCATCGGCGGGATGATCGCCCAGGAAGTCGCACTCCAACGGCCAGCGCTCATCCGCCGGCTGATCCTCGCCGGCACCGGCCCGGAAGGCGGCCGAAACATGCACGGCTGGACCGACATCCCCCGCGCCCATGCCATGAAAGACGAGCAAGGCGCCGAAGACATCCTCTACCTCTTCTTCGCCCCCACCCCCGACAGCCAAGCCAAAGGGGGTGAGTTCGTCGGCCGCATCTTCACCCGAACCGATGACCGCGACGCCCTCCCCAGCCTCGCCGTGCGTGACGCACAAGCAGCGGCCGCCATCGAATGGGGAATCAAGGACTACTCACGCTTGGCCCGCCTGGAGAACATCCTCCAGCCGACCCTCGTCGCCAACGGCGACAACGACATCATGGTGCCGACCGAGAACTCCTACCTCCTCGCCGGGCACCTCCCGAACGCCCGCCTCAGCATCTACCCCAACGCCAACCACGGGTTCCTGTTCCAATACCCCACTGAGTTCGCCGCAGAAGTGAACGCCTTCCTCTCCGAGTAG